A region of Alkalispirochaeta americana DNA encodes the following proteins:
- a CDS encoding glycosyltransferase yields the protein MTICFENPSELKSTLQSVSSIYNASFMEQIVIDGSKSGSCDAVIDENQWIDIVVRELDAGKFDAMNKGVRVATGRYILFLNSGDTLVECAREQFRGIMDRLDAETKPVLFYGGVVFQVGTRLFLSVPPDPYFLKRGRSRHLPSHQATFYPKEFLLEYQYEPTYTSAADTAVAIEAIRLLPVISLCVPIAIFRLGGISNVQPHFHDLFKHQEEWCRARKVRGIRRIRYIGKSVAKFFIMKVIGWQRYYYFSLRVKPWRFRLLQEVLKVKDDR from the coding sequence GTGACGATTTGTTTTGAGAACCCGAGTGAACTAAAGTCTACTTTGCAGAGTGTCTCTTCTATCTATAACGCATCCTTTATGGAACAGATTGTTATCGATGGTTCGAAGTCAGGCTCGTGTGATGCCGTCATAGACGAAAACCAGTGGATTGATATAGTTGTGCGTGAATTAGATGCTGGAAAATTCGATGCCATGAATAAAGGAGTGCGCGTTGCGACTGGGCGCTATATACTTTTCTTGAATAGTGGTGACACGCTGGTAGAATGTGCACGGGAACAGTTTCGAGGAATAATGGATCGCTTGGATGCTGAGACTAAGCCGGTGCTATTCTACGGGGGGGTCGTCTTCCAAGTGGGTACAAGGCTCTTTTTATCAGTTCCGCCAGACCCATATTTTCTTAAAAGAGGACGATCTCGTCACCTTCCCTCGCATCAGGCTACTTTTTATCCAAAAGAATTTCTTCTGGAATATCAGTACGAACCAACCTATACCAGCGCTGCAGACACCGCAGTGGCTATTGAGGCAATTCGCTTGCTGCCAGTTATATCGTTGTGTGTCCCAATTGCAATATTTAGGTTGGGAGGGATTTCTAATGTACAGCCACACTTTCATGATCTGTTTAAACATCAAGAAGAATGGTGCCGAGCTAGGAAAGTCCGCGGTATCCGTAGGATCCGGTACATAGGGAAGTCCGTGGCTAAGTTCTTCATAATGAAGGTTATTGGTTGGCAACGATATTACTATTTCTCCTTGAGAGTGAAGCCTTGGCGGTTCCGGCTTTTGCAGGAAGTTTTAAAGGTGAAAGATGATAGATGA
- a CDS encoding glycosyltransferase family 4 protein: protein MLNEITLRAADAIVTEYTNQASDNLTRRQFQRFRHKIHTIVTAIELPANTQLPSNITPKSASWTVGFAGTLCHRKGLDLFLNAAVEMDRLDRKHPVRFFIAGETSTTDQGQYLETQKRHISVSGAEVHFLGWVDQMEWFYSNIDIFVLSSREEGMPGVVREAMARGIPVVATNVGGVRDALGDDSQAAGIVVKSEDSNEIANALLSLMNDPQTYQQLARRGRNRASSLFAIQRYADDICALFLSLASR from the coding sequence TTGCTGAACGAAATTACGCTAAGAGCCGCAGACGCAATAGTTACGGAGTATACGAATCAGGCGAGTGATAACCTGACCCGGCGGCAATTTCAGCGGTTCCGACACAAAATTCACACAATAGTCACGGCGATAGAGCTTCCTGCTAATACTCAGTTGCCAAGTAATATTACGCCGAAGTCCGCTTCTTGGACGGTCGGGTTTGCTGGAACGCTTTGTCACCGAAAGGGGCTTGATCTATTTCTTAACGCGGCCGTCGAAATGGATAGACTAGATCGCAAGCATCCTGTCCGGTTTTTTATCGCAGGGGAAACTTCTACAACTGACCAGGGCCAGTATTTGGAAACCCAAAAGCGTCATATTTCGGTCTCTGGCGCTGAAGTTCATTTTCTCGGTTGGGTCGATCAAATGGAGTGGTTTTATTCGAATATCGATATTTTCGTCCTCTCCTCACGGGAGGAAGGTATGCCGGGCGTCGTTAGAGAGGCTATGGCGCGTGGGATTCCAGTAGTCGCCACAAATGTAGGAGGCGTTCGAGATGCATTAGGTGACGATAGCCAAGCTGCTGGTATTGTTGTGAAAAGTGAAGATTCAAACGAAATCGCCAATGCACTACTTTCCCTAATGAACGATCCCCAGACCTATCAGCAACTCGCACGACGAGGCCGCAACCGAGCGTCGAGTCTGTTTGCGATTCAGCGTTATGCGGACGACATTTGCGCCTTATTTCTTTCACTGGCGTCCCGCTGA
- a CDS encoding glycosyltransferase: MIVQIGKYYLPEIGGIENNVRQVAHAASHFCDSAVLCMRKGHGERISFNDVSVQVIKLRSFGCFWRQEITESPIPFLNGLEPDILQFHSPNPLLAYPVWLYLRKNPHVRLVISHHADLQRPGPVRSVANLAFLRLLERADTIISYTRIFAEQSREISRYVDKVTVLPHGVAFPSKEDYVRDEIDISRAKGLRVGFLGRLEAWKGVQILFKALKMCRPETQVIVAGDGTFHTALKKLAEQLQILGQVEFMGHVSGADKEQFFSKIDVLALPSLNCGESYGQALVEAQLRQVPVIASDLPTGVREICDYGRTGLLFPPGNAGALAGALKQLENTSTYRDLAGSAYRRAVSNYSEQAVKDRLKEFYLELIEPLAKIPD; the protein is encoded by the coding sequence ATGATTGTTCAAATCGGAAAATACTATTTACCTGAGATCGGAGGGATAGAGAACAACGTTCGACAGGTTGCTCATGCAGCGAGCCATTTTTGCGATAGTGCTGTGCTTTGTATGCGAAAGGGTCACGGTGAACGCATATCGTTTAACGATGTAAGTGTGCAAGTGATTAAATTGCGAAGCTTCGGCTGCTTTTGGCGTCAGGAGATAACCGAAAGCCCAATCCCGTTTCTTAATGGCCTGGAACCTGACATTCTGCAATTTCACTCGCCTAATCCTTTATTGGCATACCCGGTGTGGCTTTATTTGCGGAAAAACCCGCACGTGAGACTTGTGATCTCCCATCATGCTGATTTGCAAAGGCCTGGACCGGTTCGATCTGTCGCAAATCTTGCTTTCCTTCGGTTGTTGGAACGAGCTGATACCATAATTAGTTACACGCGCATTTTCGCGGAACAGTCGCGCGAAATCAGTAGATATGTTGATAAAGTCACGGTACTGCCGCATGGGGTGGCGTTCCCTTCAAAGGAAGACTACGTCCGCGATGAGATTGACATAAGTCGTGCAAAAGGGTTGCGCGTTGGGTTTCTTGGCAGGCTTGAGGCTTGGAAAGGTGTCCAGATTTTGTTCAAAGCGCTTAAGATGTGTCGACCGGAAACCCAGGTCATAGTGGCTGGCGATGGCACGTTTCACACAGCACTAAAAAAACTGGCGGAGCAATTACAGATTCTTGGCCAGGTCGAGTTTATGGGTCATGTTAGCGGTGCGGATAAGGAACAATTCTTCAGCAAAATTGATGTCTTGGCGCTTCCGAGTTTGAACTGCGGTGAATCGTACGGTCAAGCGCTTGTCGAAGCACAACTACGCCAGGTGCCAGTTATCGCGTCCGACCTGCCAACAGGCGTGCGCGAAATATGTGATTACGGTCGCACTGGTCTTTTGTTTCCGCCGGGTAACGCGGGGGCTTTGGCGGGCGCATTGAAGCAGCTCGAGAATACATCGACCTACCGTGATCTTGCTGGCTCTGCGTACCGGCGGGCCGTTTCAAATTATTCTGAGCAAGCAGTCAAGGATCGTCTCAAGGAGTTCTATTTAGAACTAATAGAGCCTCTTGCAAAAATCCCGGACTGA
- a CDS encoding transposase: MRKSYDTAFKVKVAIEAAKEQETLQELSARFEVSPGQISQWKRQLLEGAGELFESPNKKHKRERDTEADRERLLQTVGKLTVENEFLKKYKELYGSEF, from the coding sequence ATGCGCAAAAGCTACGATACAGCATTCAAAGTGAAGGTAGCGATCGAGGCAGCGAAAGAGCAGGAAACACTACAGGAGCTTTCTGCCCGATTCGAGGTCAGTCCCGGACAGATCTCGCAGTGGAAGCGGCAGCTCCTTGAGGGAGCTGGAGAACTGTTTGAAAGTCCCAACAAAAAGCACAAGCGAGAGCGGGACACAGAGGCCGACCGGGAGCGGTTACTCCAGACGGTAGGGAAGCTCACAGTAGAGAACGAATTCCTAAAAAAGTACAAGGAACTGTACGGGAGCGAGTTCTGA
- a CDS encoding type II toxin-antitoxin system HicB family antitoxin — MKTFTAIIERDRDTGYYVGYVPEFPGAHSQGETIEELRDNLVEVLTMLMEDEDLPNEVEFIGTQQIVVA, encoded by the coding sequence ATGAAGACATTTACTGCGATCATTGAGCGGGATCGTGATACTGGGTATTATGTTGGTTACGTACCGGAGTTTCCTGGGGCACACAGCCAGGGAGAGACCATCGAGGAGCTTCGGGATAACCTTGTGGAAGTGCTCACTATGCTCATGGAAGATGAGGACCTCCCAAACGAGGTTGAGTTCATCGGTACTCAGCAGATTGTGGTTGCATAA
- a CDS encoding type II toxin-antitoxin system HicA family toxin: MGNIPVLKATEVVRLLEKHGFREVRQRGSHKQFRRDDGRSTTVPVHKGRDISPTILRKICADIDMTIHAFLAPR; the protein is encoded by the coding sequence GTGGGAAACATACCCGTCCTGAAAGCAACAGAGGTCGTCCGGTTGCTGGAGAAACACGGTTTTCGCGAGGTTCGTCAGAGAGGCTCCCACAAGCAGTTTCGTCGCGATGATGGCAGATCCACAACAGTGCCGGTGCATAAAGGCCGGGATATCTCTCCCACGATACTTCGCAAGATCTGCGCCGACATAGATATGACCATTCACGCCTTCCTGGCGCCTCGATAG
- a CDS encoding SLBB domain-containing protein, whose product MLRDNTTRTTRSTILAALMFLLCVGLCVSQDASGAAPGADSQDASQLRRVTLATTDPAYPATPGDIYRVRFMPGSQTVSLDVVVQSDLTVELGVVGSFSARNMLYSELRAEIRRRINAAYPGSQPTVQIHATGLFQVPVTGEVSGAYRYEAWGLSRLSQVISGRTTDRASLRAVEVISSDGSSSRYDLFRAQRFGEQDQDPLIRPGDQVVLHRAERIVTLGGEVQRSGRYELLAGEDLEELIHRYGDGPTPAADLEQTRIIRTDPQPGEPSRTLQADLKDLARRDQPFPLEDGDQVTLFAKDAFLPVAFFEGAVQGTQESDPGTQPGYARYPHRFRPGTLLSQAVRATADRFLPSADLSRAYVMRTMAQGGEVITVNLEELLYQRTPAADMELKTGDRIVLPFRQNFVIVSGAVHAPGRYPYVPGRTYEYYMAQAGGTDRNRHMGDRPKIRTVDGSRRNKSDEIQPEDTIHFSTNSVFFFVGPIATIVSTATSIVLLYLNLSD is encoded by the coding sequence ATGCTACGAGATAACACCACCCGCACCACCCGATCCACCATCCTGGCCGCGCTCATGTTCCTGCTCTGTGTTGGCCTCTGTGTATCCCAGGATGCATCGGGCGCCGCCCCCGGCGCAGACAGCCAGGATGCCTCCCAGTTGCGCCGGGTCACCCTGGCCACCACAGACCCCGCCTATCCGGCAACCCCCGGCGATATCTACCGGGTCCGCTTTATGCCCGGCAGCCAGACCGTCTCGCTGGACGTGGTGGTCCAGAGCGATCTCACCGTGGAGCTGGGCGTGGTGGGGAGCTTCTCAGCCCGGAACATGCTCTATAGCGAGCTGCGCGCCGAGATTCGCCGCCGCATCAACGCCGCCTATCCCGGAAGCCAGCCCACGGTGCAAATCCACGCCACGGGGCTCTTTCAGGTGCCCGTAACAGGCGAGGTCTCCGGAGCCTACCGCTACGAAGCCTGGGGCCTCTCCCGCCTGAGCCAGGTGATCTCGGGACGCACCACCGATCGGGCCAGCCTGCGTGCCGTGGAGGTGATCTCCTCCGACGGCAGCTCCAGCCGCTACGATCTCTTCCGGGCCCAACGCTTTGGCGAGCAGGACCAGGACCCCCTGATCCGCCCCGGCGATCAGGTGGTGCTCCACCGGGCCGAGCGGATTGTAACCCTGGGGGGCGAGGTGCAACGCAGCGGTCGCTACGAGCTCCTGGCCGGCGAAGATTTGGAGGAGCTGATCCACCGCTACGGCGACGGCCCCACCCCGGCAGCCGATCTGGAGCAGACTCGCATCATCCGCACCGATCCCCAGCCGGGAGAACCCTCGCGGACCCTCCAGGCCGATCTGAAAGACCTGGCCCGCCGGGACCAGCCCTTTCCGCTGGAAGACGGAGACCAGGTCACGCTCTTTGCCAAGGACGCCTTCCTGCCCGTGGCCTTCTTTGAAGGAGCAGTTCAGGGAACCCAGGAATCAGACCCGGGAACCCAGCCGGGCTACGCCCGGTATCCCCACCGGTTTCGGCCGGGGACGCTCCTCTCCCAGGCTGTGCGTGCCACGGCAGACCGCTTTCTGCCCTCGGCCGATCTCTCCCGGGCCTACGTGATGCGCACCATGGCCCAGGGAGGCGAGGTGATCACCGTGAACCTGGAGGAGCTTCTCTACCAGCGCACGCCCGCAGCCGATATGGAGCTCAAAACAGGAGACCGGATCGTCCTGCCCTTTCGGCAGAACTTTGTCATTGTCAGCGGGGCCGTCCACGCCCCCGGGCGCTATCCCTACGTGCCGGGCCGAACCTACGAGTATTACATGGCCCAGGCTGGCGGCACCGATCGCAACCGTCACATGGGAGATCGCCCCAAGATTCGCACCGTCGATGGCAGCCGCCGCAACAAGAGTGACGAGATCCAGCCCGAGGATACCATCCACTTTTCCACCAACAGCGTGTTT